In one Arachis duranensis cultivar V14167 chromosome 9, aradu.V14167.gnm2.J7QH, whole genome shotgun sequence genomic region, the following are encoded:
- the LOC107464166 gene encoding 60S ribosomal protein L28-2 — MVYKNPNSVLQSKKEKMTTVPGQLVWEIVKKNNCFLVKEFGRGTQSVEFSREPNNLYNLNSFKYSGLANKKTVTIQPAGKDQGVLLATTKTKKQNKPSALLHKSLMKKEFSRMAKAVQNQVSKNHYRPDLTNAALARLSAVNRSIRVAKSGVKKRNRQGLKIRGRKWK; from the exons ATGGTCtataagaaccctaattctgtGTTGCAGTCGAAGAAGGAAAAGATGACGACTGTTCCAGGGCAATTGGTGTGGGAGATCGTGAAGAAGAACAACTGCTTCTTGGTGAAAGAGTTTGGAAGGGGCACTCAGAGTGTTGAATTCAGCAGAGAGCCTAACAATCTCTACAATCTCAACTCCTTTAAATACTCAG GTTTGGCAAACAAGAAAACTGTTACCATTCAGCCTGCTGGTAAGGATCAGGGTGTGTTGTTGGCTACAACCAAGACCAAGAAGCAGAACAAGCCTTCTGCTCTTCTTCACAAGTCTCTGATGAAGAAGGAGTTCAGTAGGATGGCTAAGGCTGTTCAAAATCAG GTGTCAAAAAACCACTACAGGCCTGATCTCACTAATGCAGCTCTTGCAAGGTTGAGTGCCGTCAATAGAAGCATCAGAGTTGCCAAGTCTGGTGTCAAGAAGAGGAACAGACAGGGCTTGAAGATCCGTGGCAGGAAGTGGAAGTGA